The DNA segment GATGAGCAAGGTGCGTTCCATGCATAAAATTCCATGTGAGAAATACGGCTTAGATCGGCTTGAAGATGGACAAGATAGGAGTTGATCATTTTTTTGTCAACCCCATTTTTGATAAGGATTTGCGCTTGTGAACTGCGCGAGAAAGAGGTTGACACAAGTCCAATGGTCGCCTTTAATTGGGAAGGCGGTTTTTAGCGCTGTTGCGTTTTAATTTTTTTGGAATGCCGGAGTCTTTGTTATGAGTGTCGTTATCCCATTTTTGAACCACAAGGTTCTTTTTATTACGGGTGCAACGGGTTTTTTGGGCAAGGGATTGGTGGAAAAAATCCTTTCCCAGGTGCCAGATGTTGGGCGCATTTATCTTATGGTGCGCCCCCAAAGGCGGGGAGGGGGCAAGCCCATTAGTGCCGAAGACCGGCTGCAAAAGGAGATTTTGCAATCCAGTGCCTTTGCGCGATTGCGCGCAGAACTCGGGGATCGTTTTGATGCTGTGATGCGCGAAAAAGTCATTGCAGTGCCGAGCGATTTAACACAAGACCACCTCGGCATGGACGCCGAGATATATGCGCGGTTAACCCGTGAAGTCGATATTGTGATTAACAGCGCAGCCAATGTGGTTTTTGACGAGCCACTGGATACGGCGCTGATGCAAAATACGCTTGGGGCCAGGCGCGTGGTCGAATTTGCCAGGGCGTGTCGAGATGCTGTGCTCGTGCATGTTTCAACGGCTTATGTCAATGGGCGGCAAAAGAGGATCATTTCTGAAGACGCGCCCGTGCCCGATCAAACTGTGGCACAACAGATGGGAAATGGTCGCGCGCCCGATTATAGTCTGGATTCGGAAATTGAAGATATTCTGGCGTATAGCCGCGAGGTAGAGGTGGCGTCGCGGAGTCCCGAGCGATTTTCGGAATTTACGCGGTTGCTTGACCGACAGGACCGGGGCAAGCGCGTTACAGCGCATCGGCGGGAGCATCAGTTGGAGGCTTTGCGCCAGCGCTGGGTGCGGGAACGGATGGTGACACGCGGTATAAAGCGTGGGCGAGAGTTGGGCTGGCACGACAGTTATTCTTTTACCAAAGCCATGGGCGAGCAGATGATTGCCAGGGCCCGGGGCGATTTGCCAACGGTGATCGTGCGCCCTTCTATTATTGAGAGCAGTTTGTCCGATCCAGAGCCGGGATGGCTGGAGGGGCTAAAAGTGGCCGATCCGCTTATTGCACACTACGGCAAGGGGCGTTTGACGGATTTTCCCGCACGCCCCGAAGCGATTTTAGACATTATTCCCGTGGATATTATTATCAATGTGATTATCGGTGTTTTGCCTTTCATACGTGAAAATACCGA comes from the Gemmatimonadota bacterium genome and includes:
- a CDS encoding SDR family oxidoreductase, whose product is MSVVIPFLNHKVLFITGATGFLGKGLVEKILSQVPDVGRIYLMVRPQRRGGGKPISAEDRLQKEILQSSAFARLRAELGDRFDAVMREKVIAVPSDLTQDHLGMDAEIYARLTREVDIVINSAANVVFDEPLDTALMQNTLGARRVVEFARACRDAVLVHVSTAYVNGRQKRIISEDAPVPDQTVAQQMGNGRAPDYSLDSEIEDILAYSREVEVASRSPERFSEFTRLLDRQDRGKRVTAHRREHQLEALRQRWVRERMVTRGIKRGRELGWHDSYSFTKAMGEQMIARARGDLPTVIVRPSIIESSLSDPEPGWLEGLKVADPLIAHYGKGRLTDFPARPEAILDIIPVDIIINVIIGVLPFIRENTDLKVYHVTTSAKNPVKMGEVARYVYEYFVNNPMRDRNGKPIAVTPWTYPTLSQFRRKMRYKYLLPLKILQGALNR